DNA from Flavobacteriales bacterium:
TGCAGCTGCTTCTTCAGCGCGTTGAGCTGCGTCACCTGCAGTTCATTGCGCAGGCGCAGCAGCTGCTCGTGCTCCTCGCGGCGCAGGCGGGCTCCGTCAAGCGCCACCAGCACGCCCATCAGCACCCAGTACTCCATGGTGCGCGTGAAGGTGGCCGGCAGCAGGGCGTGGTAGGCCCAGTCGCGGTACTTGGGGTCGGTGAAGTCGAATTCGCCGCGCGTCTGCAGGATGGCGTAGTAGATGGAGGAGGTGACCACCTCGTGGAAGCCCGCGATCAGCAGGCCCAGGCCGAGGTGGATGAGCAGCACCCGCCAGAGCGGGCGCTCCGTGAAGGGCCACCGCTGGAAGATGGAGTAGACCAGCGGGCAGAGCAGCGCCCAGAAGAAGAAGTTGAGGTAGGGCACGGGGGCCTCGCGCCACCAGCGGAACTCGCCCATGTCCTTCAGGTCCCGGTACACGTAATGGTGCATGTAGGCCTGGAAGAGGAAGAGCGTGGCCAGCACCACGGCGGTGAGGAGCACCGTGCGGTAGCGGATGGGCACGCGGCGGAAGTAGGACATGGCGGAGCTGTCGCACGAAGCTAGACCCGCCACCAAGGGCATTGGGATGAACAGTGATGAGCGGCAAGGGGCGGGATGAGCGGTTCGGCACGCTGACGCCGCCCGGAATGACGAAGGGCCACCGGTTGCCCGATGGCCCTCTGCGGAAAGCGCCTCGTTCAGCCGATGGTGACCGTGAAGGTCTGGCCGTTCACCGTCACGGTGAAGGTGCCGTCGCAGCTGCCATTGCCGTAATCCACCACGCGCACGGGCCGGTTGGCGGGCGTGATGGATACGGTGCCCGCCGTGATGAAGGGGCAGTTGAGGGCCACGCGCAGCGCCTGCGTGATGGCGGTGGCGTAGGCCACGCCGTTGCGGTTCACGCCGCTGCCTCCACCGGTGATCAGGTACACATCATCCGCCAGGGCCGGAGTGTCGGAGCCCTGGATCCAGGTGCGGGTGCGTTGCGCCTGGTGGGTGGAGGTCCAGCTGCCGTCGCCGGCGGTGAGCGCGCCGTTCACCGTCACGCTGAAGTGCAGGTGGTCGTTGGCGTCCAGCCCGAGGTTGGTCACCGTCTTGGTGCCGGTGACCAGGTTGTTGTTCACGTAGTAGTCCTGCGGGGTGATGGTGATCACCGTGCCCGCATCGCGGTAGCGGCCGGTGTAGCTCACCAGGATCCGGCCGCGGCGCAGGCGCCCGTTGGCGGCGGTGCAGTTCACATCCCCGAAATCCAGCGTGATGGTGCGCGGCGTGGCGGTGGTATCGAAGGTCACCACGGGGTCGCATTGGTCGCGCAGGCCGTTGTCCTCCACGGCCTTGTCCACCTGGGCCAGCATGTCGCTGAATGCGTCCTCGGCGCGCGCGTTGTCGCTGGCCGAGGTGAAGTCGATGTCGGGGGCGTCCTCCTTGTCCTTGCGGCAGGCGGTGGCGAGGAGGGCGAGGGCGGGGATGAGGTAGAGGATGCGGGTGCTCATGGGGTGGCGCCGTGGCCGGGCGCGGGCATCGGGGTCGTGGCGTTGGGGGTGACGGCCTTTGGACGCAAGCACCGTGCCCGGGGTTTAGATCCGGTCCATCACAACGAAGGTGAAGGCATGCGCATGGCGGGCGTCCGCCGGGTGGTGCGCGCGGCTGCGCTCCACCCAGTGGCGCGGGTCCACCTCGGGGAAGTGCGTATCGCCCGGCACCTGGGCATGCACCTGCGTGAGGTAGAGCCGCTGCACCAGGCCCTGCGCGAAGGCCGCGCGGTAGATCTCGCCGCCGCCGATCAGGAAGGCCTCCGTTTCGCCGGCCGCGCGCGCCCGCTCCAGCGCCGCCGCGATGCTGGGCACCACCACGGCGCCGGGCGCATCGTAGGCGGCGTTGCGGCTCACCACCAGGTTCACGCGGCCCTTCAGCGGGCGGTACTTCACGGGAATGCTCTCGTAGTTCTTGCGGCCCGTGATCACGTGGTGGCCCTTGGTCACGCGCTGGAACCAGGCCATGTCGTCCGGCAGGCTCCACGGCAGGTCGCCCTGGTGGCCGATGATGCCGTTCTCCGCAACGGCGGCGATGGCGCTGACGATCATACCGCCACTTCGGCCTTGATGTGCGGATGCGGGTCGTAGCCCTTCAGCGCGAAGTGCTCGTAGCGGAAGGCGAAGAGGTCGGTCACCGTGGGGTCGATCTCCATCCTCGGCAGCGGGCGCGGCTCGCGGGTGAGCTGCAGGCGGGCCTGCTCCAGGTGGTTGTTGTAGAGGTGCACGTCGCCGAAGGTGTGCACGAACTCGCCCGGCTGCAGGCCGCAGACCTGGGCCATCATCATCGTGAGCAAGGCGTAGCTGGCGATGTTGAAGGGCACGCCCAGGAAGGTGTCGGCGCTGCGCTGGTAGAGCTGGCAGCTGAGCTTGCCTTCCGCGACGTAGAACTGGAACATGGTGTGGCAGGGCGGCAGGGCCATGCGGTCCACATCGGCGGGGTTCCACGCGGTCACGATCAGGCGGCGGCTGTCCGGGTTCTTCTTGATCATCTCCACCACGTTGGCGATCTGGTCGATCACGCGGCCATCGGGAGTGTGCCAGCTGCGCCATTGGTAGCCGTACACCGGACCGAGGTCGCCGTTGGCATCGGCCCACTCGTCCCAGATGCGCACGCCGTTGTCCTGGAGGTACTTGATGTTGGTGTCGCCCGCCAGGAACCAGAGCAGCTCGTGGATGATGCTCTTCACGTGCAGCTTCTTGGTGGTCACCAAGGGGAAGCCTTCGCTGAGGTCGAAGCGCATCTGGTGGCCGAAGCAACTGATGGTGCCCGTGCCGGTGCGGTCGTGCTTCTGCACGCCTTCGTCCAGGATGCGGCGGAGGAGGTCGTGGTACTGGCGCATGGGTGCGGCGAAGGTACCGCAGCCCCATGGCCATGGGCCGCAGGACTTGCTAACGGCTGTGGATAGCGAGGCGCTGTTCTCCCTCACTCCACCAACATCCGCTCGTTTGGCAAAGGAATGCTATTGAAAGACCATGAAACTGCTATTGAATGACGACCCTCACAACGAAGCAGCCTGCAGCTGATTCCAACACGATACTGTAGAAACCTTGCAATGCGGAGACATCGAGTTGCTTGATCGGTCCATCCGTTTTAGAACTACTCAGGGTCTCCGACTCGGGCCCCTGCACGACCTAGCCGAACATGCCAGAAGTTCTGGTCGGAACCATCATTTGCACATCGATGTAAACAATCAGACGAACGGAGTTAACCACCCAGACCCTTGTCAGCGGCACGCCGTCTATTTACCCCCCTCTTGTGGTAAGGAAAGGAAGATGCCAATCCGCAACGACCACTCAAAAACGCTCTGGAGATCTATAGGGCCGCTGACCAGATCGGCTTGGTCCTCTCTCAAGGGTATACAGTAAGATTCTGCCAAAGAAAGGAATGGTTCAACGCCATTGAGGATGCGATACCGCAGATTGACCATAGGCCCGAGTGAGAGTCCGCGCAGATCGAACACTTGGAAGGACGACAAGTAGTGCTCGGTGTTCTGACGGTCATAGTAGCCCATTTCCACCCCCAGGTCCACATGCAGCCTAGGTCGAAGGTCCAAGGGCTTCAGGATCGCCAAGGATAGACTCCTTTCCAACACTTGGTGCCTGGTCGAGGAGAGTTCATCATCCTCAGCCCAGAGATAGGATGCTCGCAGATCAAGGTAGAGAACCTGCTCTGACATTCCGAAGCGGAAGCCTCCGCCCACACCATCGAGTGCCTTGTCCACGAAGGGCACCGGTCCTTTCAGTTCATACGCGGCGAACAGCTGCACGTCTTGGGCGGAACTCTGAGAGGTCAGTATAGCAACGCACAGGACCTGTATCACGCGCCGTATCAGCGAGCTTTTCCATCTCTGCATCATCTCCGGATCACAACTGAGCAACACAGCAGGCGGACGTGCCACCTGTACATTGGTTCGGTCCTCCAAGTGCATCTGGGCTAGGCATGCATCGGCTAACAGAACGGAACACCTCGGTGTGAAGTACTTCCGCGTTCGTTCACCTTCAGCCTACCATGCCACACTTCTTCAGAATCCCGCCCCCGCCTCCGGCGCACTACTGTTCGGGTCGGCCGCACCACGCACCCCGTTCCGCTGTGGTTTCTCGGGCGGTGGCGGCCAGTCGGGCAGGGCCTTCAGCAGCCGCTCCTTCATGCGCTCGTAGTAGCTCTTGCGGTCCACCACATAGGCGATCATGTAGCCCACCACGCTGGCGTACATGAGCTGGAAGATGGCGCTGTGGCGGTCGGTCATCTCCAGCACGAGGATGGCGCTGGTGAAGGGCGAGCGGGTGACGCCGCTGAGGAAGGCGGTCATGCCCGCGAGCACCAGCAGGTTGAATTGGCCGCGGTTGTCGGCGAGTCCGAGGGCCTCGGTGAGCCATCCGCCGATGGCGGCGCCGCTGGCCAGCGAGGGCGCGAAGATGCCGCCGGCGCCCCCCGCGGTGAAGCTGAAGAGGGAGCCGAGCACGCGTGCGCCCACATGCCGGGCGCCGGTCTGCGGGTCGTCGGCGAAGAGGTGGTCCTCCAGCAGGTGATGCCCGCTGCCGATGGCCGATGCGCCCAGCGCGTGCACCACGGTGGCGAACAGCAGGGCGCAAACCAGTGCGAAGAGGCCATTGGCCAGGGCGCCGTGCAGCCCGCGCCGGAACTTGTCGAAGGCGAGCACCGCGCGGCAGAAGAGCGCACCGGTGATGCCCGCGATGGCGGAGAGCAGCAGGATCTTGTACATGAAGCTCACGGTGGCGGGCGCCAGCTTGGGGTAGCCCAGCATGAGGTAGGGCCCCAGCAGCCATTGGGCGGTCATGCCGCTGAGTATCACCGCGGTGAGCACGGCGGTGCGGAACTGCGCCATGTGCGTCTTGGTGAGCTCCTCCACGGCGAAGACGATGCCGCCCAGGGGGGTGTTGAAGGCGGCGCTGAGGCCCGCAGCGCCCCCGGTGATCATCATGATGCGGCGGCTCACCTTGGGCCAGAAGGGCGGCAGCAGCCGGTGCACGGTGCGGTAGATGCTGCCGGCGATCTGCAGCGTTGGCCCTTCGCGCCCCACGGCGCCGCCGCCCGCCACCATGGCCAGGCTGCTGGCCACCTTCACCAGCAGGATGCGCAGGTTGAGGAAGCGCCCGCTGCGGTCGCGCTTCTTGTCGGTGGCCACCTCCACGGCGGCCATCAGCTGGGGGATTCCGCTGCCGCCCGCCAGCGGCGCGAAGCGGTACACCAGCCACCAGGCCAGCAGGAAGGTGACCGGGGCGGAGAGGAAGATGAGCCGGCGGTCGATGGCGAGCAGGTCGGCATTGAGTTCGCCCATGGCGTTGAAGAGCCAGGCGTAGCCCACGGCGATGAGGGCGGTGAGCACGGCCGAGATCTGGTAGGGCAGGGCCAGCAGGATGAACTCCTTGGCCCGGGTCTTCACGAGCCACTGCCGCACGCGCTCCAGCAGGGCAGAGGCGGCGGCCAGGGTGCGCTCGGAGAAGGGGCGTGGGCGCTCGCGCTGGGCCATGGCGGCGAAGCTAGCCGGTGCTGCGCCGCGGAGGGCCGGGGCGTGGGCGGGTTGCCAACAGCGCGGCGCGGAAAGGGGGCCGGCCAGGAATGCAAGTCGGCCCGCTGCAATCGGCCGGGGCCCGGCTGAAGGCCGGCCGCGTTAACGTTCCTCGCCGAGCCGGGCCAGGTCGATGACGGTGAAGCGGTACTGCGTGCCCCGGTCGTAGCTCTTCACAAGCGCGCGCGAACCGCCCCATTCCAGGAGCGTGCCTTGCGGGCAGGGCACGAATCCGTCTTCCATCATCAGGGCCGTGCCTTCGCGCTCCACGGCACCGGTGCGCGCATCGAGGAAGGCGGCCTTGAGCACCTGGGGCTCGGCGGGCCGCAGGTCCTTCTGCCCGGCCGCTTCGCCACCGGCGCGCAGGATGGCCTCATAGCCCTTGGGCGTGTGCCCGTGCAGCAGCAGCAGGCGCCCTTCCATGGGCACGGCCACGCAGCCGTCGTAGGCCTGGCCGGCGGTGGTCATCAGGGCACGGTCAATGGTGCGCTGCCAGCCGATGCTGTCGTTGGGCTGGACCTGGCTCACGCGCACGGCTCCCCCGAGGCGGCGCATGGCCACCGCATCGCCCATGGGCAGCATGAAGTCGTGCTGCAGGAAGGTCTCCACCACCAGCAGCCCGCCATCGGGCCCGGGCAGCAGGTCCACCACTTCGTCGGCCACCTTGGCGGTGCGCGCCGGCGGCTTGCGCGGGTCGGCCGTGGGGTCGCCGAAGGCCATGAGGCGCGCCTTGCGGATGCTCGGGAGGCGCTGCGCGGTGATGGGGGCGGGCTTCAGCTTGGGGTCGGCGGGGTCGAAGGTGATCGCCAGGCCGGGTTGGCCGGTGAGCGCACCATAGCGCAGCGCCAGCGCGAGCCGCCCATCGCTGCGGGGCAGCAGGCGCGCACTGGCTACGAAGTCCTTTTCCAGCAGGATGTCGCTCACGGCCTTGCCGTCCTCGGTGAGGGTGGTGAGGTGAAGCTCGTGGCAGTTCTTGTCGCCGAGCTGCTCCTCGCTCTTGCACTGGTACACGTAGGTGAGCAGGCGCACGGTGCCGTCGTCCTCCACGGCGATCTGGTGGATGCTGCTCTTGGCGTCCTCGTAGGGCAGCTCGGCGGCCGCCTGCCAGAGCACGGTGAGCTCGCGGTCGAGCCAGGCCAGCGCGATGCGCTTGCCGCCCTTGGTGCTGTGCGTGAAGTGGTTGAGCAGGTAGTGCTGCCCGTCGGGGGCGGGAATGAGGCGCTCGCGCTGGGCATAGGCCAGGCCGCGGGTGAAGAGGATGGGGTCGGGGAGCGGCCGCGCCGCCATGGTATTCGCCGGGTCGTTGGCGTAGGGGATGTCGCATGCAGCCAGCCGC
Protein-coding regions in this window:
- a CDS encoding dihydrofolate reductase, with the translated sequence MIVSAIAAVAENGIIGHQGDLPWSLPDDMAWFQRVTKGHHVITGRKNYESIPVKYRPLKGRVNLVVSRNAAYDAPGAVVVPSIAAALERARAAGETEAFLIGGGEIYRAAFAQGLVQRLYLTQVHAQVPGDTHFPEVDPRHWVERSRAHHPADARHAHAFTFVVMDRI
- a CDS encoding thymidylate synthase, which encodes MRQYHDLLRRILDEGVQKHDRTGTGTISCFGHQMRFDLSEGFPLVTTKKLHVKSIIHELLWFLAGDTNIKYLQDNGVRIWDEWADANGDLGPVYGYQWRSWHTPDGRVIDQIANVVEMIKKNPDSRRLIVTAWNPADVDRMALPPCHTMFQFYVAEGKLSCQLYQRSADTFLGVPFNIASYALLTMMMAQVCGLQPGEFVHTFGDVHLYNNHLEQARLQLTREPRPLPRMEIDPTVTDLFAFRYEHFALKGYDPHPHIKAEVAV
- a CDS encoding chloride channel protein, giving the protein MAQRERPRPFSERTLAAASALLERVRQWLVKTRAKEFILLALPYQISAVLTALIAVGYAWLFNAMGELNADLLAIDRRLIFLSAPVTFLLAWWLVYRFAPLAGGSGIPQLMAAVEVATDKKRDRSGRFLNLRILLVKVASSLAMVAGGGAVGREGPTLQIAGSIYRTVHRLLPPFWPKVSRRIMMITGGAAGLSAAFNTPLGGIVFAVEELTKTHMAQFRTAVLTAVILSGMTAQWLLGPYLMLGYPKLAPATVSFMYKILLLSAIAGITGALFCRAVLAFDKFRRGLHGALANGLFALVCALLFATVVHALGASAIGSGHHLLEDHLFADDPQTGARHVGARVLGSLFSFTAGGAGGIFAPSLASGAAIGGWLTEALGLADNRGQFNLLVLAGMTAFLSGVTRSPFTSAILVLEMTDRHSAIFQLMYASVVGYMIAYVVDRKSYYERMKERLLKALPDWPPPPEKPQRNGVRGAADPNSSAPEAGAGF